In the Callospermophilus lateralis isolate mCalLat2 chromosome 7, mCalLat2.hap1, whole genome shotgun sequence genome, TCTGGTCCTAGGTCCCATCAAGAAAACTGTGCTGGAAAGTCCAAGAGCATCTTTGCTggctatttcttgaatgttcctgAAGCCTTAGGGAGTTACAAGTTTGGGGCCTGGTATAAAGCAGGTAAAAGCCCAGTGGTATGGTCCTGCTCGCGTCTACTCACCAGTTTCTTTCTCCCCTCTTTGTTCTTAGTTGACCACAGCATGTTTGAGAATTTGAACACAGCCCTCACTCCGAAGCTCCAGTCGAGCCGTTCCTTCCCCCACCTGTCCAGACCTGTGGCCCCCAGCTCGGCCACCCTCGGCTCTTCAGAGCCTGGTGGGCCAGGAGTCAGGGTGGGGAGCAGCCAGCACCTCAAGAATCTAGGCAAAGCCGTGGGGGCCAAAGTCAACGACCTCCTGAGGAGAAAGGAGCCCTCAGGCCTCAACAGCGTGGGTGTGACGGAGATCAACAAGACTGCGGGGGCTCAGCTGGCTGGTGGGGCTGATGGGACATCAGGGGCCTGGCTAGAGGATGAAAGGTGAGTCCCTCCACCTGCCCAGTATTCCACTTGAATGGGTGGGGACAAGGACAGACTGCAGTGTGTCAGGGGAGAACAGCACTGAAGAAGGGATATGAAGTTGTCAAAAGCAGGACTGGGCCATGTTCATGGGAACTGGCCTCTACCTCCACACACATAGGAATGCTTATTGAGCAGCCATGGTATCCTCAAGCACTAAATATGCATACTTTACAGCATCATTCTATCTAACCCTCGCAGAACTCAGGGAGGGTAGGTTAGGTTTTCACTTTGCCAATGACTTGAGTTCAGAATGGTCGAGTGAGTAGCTGGTTAGTTAGTACCTGGCAGAGGTAGATTTGAACCCAAGTATTACCCAGCACCTTCCCAGATGGATTCTGATGCCTGAGAACCACAGGAAAGGAGAAGCCCCCTGTGGCACTCCCGTTCTTCCACTTCTAACCAAGAGGTCCTTTCAGGTCTTGTTTTACATTgatccatttatttgtttatttatttatatttcttactGGGTACTGAAACCAGAGGTACTCTcctaatgagctacatccccagcgctttttgtgtttattttgagacagggtctcactgcattactcaggctagcctcaaacttgccatcctcttgcctcagcttctcaagtagACAGCATTACAGCCGTGAGCCACCCACCCAGGCCTTGTTTTAAACATGGCTGCTTCTGACTACCCTTTATGGGGCTTATTGTATAGGTTTTTGTGCTGCTCTGAACACTGAATAAGGATGAAACAGGCCAAAAGCTCATTGTTGTATTGAAATTGCTAAGCCCTGCACCCTGAACCCAAATTGGAGCCCAGGGGGGTGAAGCACTTATTCGCCAAGGGATGAACTCACCCACGTGGGTGAGTTGAAGGTGAAGTTGGAGTTAGAGACCTGAGGATGGGGTGGACTGGCATCTCACCATTTGTAAAGCACGCATGTTTACTGTTATCAATCTTACAGATCAGTCCCTGAGGACTTCCCTCGCCTGGATCCTCCACCTCCCATAACCAGGAAGCGAACCCCTAGGGCCCTGAAGACCACCCAGGACATGCTGATATCATCACAGCCCGTCCTAAGTAGTCTGGAGTATGGGACAGAGCTGTCACCTGGGCAGCCCCAGGACTCCCCTGTCACTGTCCAACCTGTCCCAGCAGATGCTTCCCAGCTGGAGGCCACCATGGAAGATAGGGACGAGGTTCTGCCCAATGGTGAAGTTTCCCTGTCGGTTCCTGACCTGATTCACAAGGACAGCCAGGATGAATCTAAGTTAAAGGCATCTGAGCACAgaagagcctcctccccaggcctCGTTGAGAGGAATGGCCTCAAACTCAGCTTGAGCCCCATCAGCCTGGCCGAGTCCTGGGAGGACAGTAGCCCCCCTCCTCGGGCACGGACCTCCAGCCTTGACAATGAGGGCCCTCACCCAGACCTGCTGTCCTTTGAGTAGCCTGTGATCTTCCCTGCCAAGCACCCCTCTTCCCTCTGCTTTCTCTTCCACTGTGCCCAGGGGGCCCTGGCCCTAGCTCTACCACGCCCTTTGGTCTTCCTTGTGCCAGGCACCTGCAGAAAGCTGATCTCCACACCAGATGTTGCAGGGTTAAAAGTCCACAAGTAATTCTAGTCCAAGAGTCTATCTGCAGAATGGCAAAAGGACTCAGGTGCCATCCTGGATCCTAATTTCTGTAAGCTCCTCTGGGTGTTGATTGTAGCCCAGGGGTACTAGAGCTCTTTCACCCACAAGTCTGCTCCAGCTTCCTACTGAATTATAGGGCTACCAGCTCAGGATGATGGATCTTGCAGGACTTTTCTTTGTCTGTCTCCCATATGCTGCCTGCTCTTCCTCACCCAAGCCCTGGTTCCTCTCTCTCCTCCATCATGGCCCGGAGATCCTATCTCAGGGGGCAACAAGGCTGGATGAGGAATGATGGGGTTGGCTTGATGATGGGGCCTCTCCTGGAAAGCCACACAACCTGACCGTAGCCCAGCCCTGGTTCCTCCTGGTTCCAAGAGAGTGGGGGGCCCCTGGTATCTTTCCTCTGTCCCAGGGGGCCAGAGGGGGTGCTTAACCTATCACTCAGGGTTCTCAAGGTTTTTCCCATCCTTTAGGCACCTGGGAAAATGCTGGGGCTTCCTGCACAGAAATAACAGCCAGGCTTCCTTTGCTATGTGTGTGAAGACAGGGCTAGGCAGGCCCCAGAAGGAGCAGAGCAGAGCATGTTTTGATTTTGGTTTGAGAGGAGAACCCAGGAGAGTAAGGGTGGTCCTACTAGAAAGGAGAGCAGAGGTGGTAGATAGGGAGTGAAGCCAAGATAGAGAAGAGTGTGGTTGGGGATCAGAGCAATTTTTCAGGGTCACCCCACAGCCTAGAATGAAGCAGTGCCAGGGTCTTGGTAAGTGTGAGAGCCAGGGTGAAGCATGTGAGAGATTGGAATGTGATCCAAACTGTGGAGGCAAACCTCCTATTCAACCCAAGGTGCTTTGTGCTTTTGAATTTGCCTGAGTCTCCTGCAGCACCAGGCCTCTGGCCTGCCCTTCCCTAGTTCTATCCTGATGCCAGGGATGGTCCTCTGATCCCTCCTTCTGGATCTGTCTAAGGAACAGATAAGTATCCTCAAACCTTCACTTGTTCCTATCCTCCTGGGTTAACCCACTTTTGTCTTCCTGTCTCCCGCCAGGGGACCTATTGTACTGTCTTCCTAGGGCCAGGAGACCCTGCAGGGAGCTCAGTCTTGGGGGTCTTTGCAGCAAGAAGATaacatctctctctttctctatttttttttttttttgtttgtttgttttgtttgttttttaacaagGCGACCAGTATCCAAAGAGAAGAATGGGAATGGTAGGTCCAGCCAGGGCAGGCTGTGCCTCAGGCCTCTTCCTGTCATTCCTGTGCCCTTCCCTTTTCCTTTCATTGTTTGGCTTCTCACCCATGAGCTCTGGGATTCCTAGGCCCGGCTTCCCAGTTGATTATCACCAAGCCTCTGCTCCTCTTCCTACCACCATATAATACATCCATGTTCACTCCTACAGAACTGGAAGCTTCAGTGGGATTGCTGGCATGTGGGCACATTCTTGTTTCTACAACTGTACACCTTGTCTCCACCCTCTCACACCCTTCTCTTCTGCCTTCTTTTGCCCCAGAAAGCAAGGCTTTGCAACATACTCCCTGCAAAGTCCTTTTCCTTCCCTGCTTATGAGGATCTGTGCAGCTGAGAGCCTGCAAGGACTCGGTGGAGTGAGCAGGGCTGTTAGCACACATGAAGGCCCTGCCTTACCCTAAGAACACCTTGGAAGTCAGAAATCCTCAGGACTAGCATTTGGTGTCCTGTGAGTTTTCCTAAAATGGttcataacatcaaccaaaacagAACCGGGAACATGGGGGCAGAGACTCTAAACACACACCAGGGAGTAAGCCCAGTTTCATCTGAGCTCTCTGTACCGGAAGCTTGGTTTGCCCCTCTGACAGGAAACTCAGCAAGTGCCTGCAGTCTGGAGCTGCTGCCCTCCAGGGATCCAGTAATGTGGTAACTGTAGTAcaaacagccccagccccctcttgCTTAAGTACTTGTCTCCACTCCAGCTGCTGCTGGAGTCCTGGCCCTCAGACCCAGGATTAGCTAAgggatcctaccaggttgttcgaGGACCATCACAGGATGACTCCAGGGTTCTTCAGATTTATGTCTGATACTGAGTAAGGTGCCATGGGACCCTGTGCCAATCTAGCTGCCTACAGCTCAGCCATTCCCCTGCTCTAGGGGTGACACTGCTACCCAGAGGCCCTCGGAGATTGAACCTTGTTTTACATGCTGTTGCTCCCGGCTAGGTGTTATCTAGAACCAATAGGAACAACTTAACTACTAATCCTGCTGAGGGTTTTTTCTCTGGCCAACTCTTCCAGCCAAAGCCCCTCCTGGTTTCCTGTCCATCTCCAGTCTCACCTTCCTGGATTATAGCATGGCAGTCCCACTACAATAAATCTCTCCTCGTGAGTCCAGTGGAGCTTGGCTTAGGGCAGCTCAGTCCACCCTGTGAGGGCGAGGtactggggaggaatgaagggctaTCGTCTACATTTGCAAAAGAAAGTTGGAGCCTAGGAGACTTCTCTCTCCCCATTTCTCCCCAGTTCTGTCTATAACTTCATCCAGATCACAAATGAGCTTCCCAAACCTGGCAGGATGGTGTTTCCCTCCTGCACAAAGAGAAACATCTCTGAATATTATGTATGTAGATGACATGAAGACATATGTTCATAGCCCATCAGCTTTGAAAAAAAGTTTGGCCCTAGTTTGGAAGAGGAAGAAGATTATAGATCTATTCTGAGTATTTTTAGAGagttcatatttatatttttagagaTTTTTCTGGTAGAAGGAAATTGCACAATAAAAGAATTCAGTTTGGTTTGCTGGCTTTGTTTTTTGCCTCTTGACTAATGGGGAGTAGTGGGTTCCAGGAGGCCGACTAGTCAGGTGGAGAACATTGGCACTTTGTTGTATGAGACTGAAAGAGTAAGGAATACAGAAATATGGGGGAGATGGCGTCTACTGATGAACCTCCAACCTGAGACCCTTGGGCGGGCACAATTTCTCAGGATATGCCATCATCTGTGTCCATGACTGGCTGGCTACTATGAATGTCCAGACACATGACTGCCTCCAGGGCATCTGCATGATGCATATGGCTAAGTCCCTCCTTGAGAAGAAGCTGGAAAGAAATGCAAATGACCATAAGATCATTCTCTAGGTCACTGGTTCTCAATCTGGGGTCCACACCTACTTCCAACCAAGAATGggctgaagtgtgtgtgtgtgtgtgtgtgtgtgtgtgtgtgtgtgtacattctcAAAAGGAGTCATCAGTAAATGTCAGCAAAATACCCAGAGCTGTGAACTTAGGCACTTCAGGAAATTGCTCTGGAGGGTCCTCTGTACTGGGATTTCCTTGGCGTTGACCTATTGAGAGAATGTGGCTTGGACAAGAGCTGGTTTAAGCCCCTTcatttcatctccacacctcagcctgTGTCAGATCCAAGGACCCAGAGGCTTCACACTGGAGAACCAGCCAGGACTTTGGATTTCTTAAAAGGAAGAAAGTGGAAAAGAAGCAGGAGTAGAAGGGGGTTTTAGTCTGTTCGCAGAAGCCACAGATATTTCCAAAGGCAAAAAGTTGTGCATTTCTGCCTGCCATCTCATTTTCTGCCATGACATTGCTGTGAATTGAATCCTACAGTTCAGCCTAAAGGGGGGTCCCCTAGCTCCTTGTCAGGAGTGTCTGTAGCATAAAGACTGTACCCGGTCTTTCTGCATCCAATTCTACTCCTAtgccttgtttctttttttttttctctttttttttttattggttgttcaaaacattacaaagctcttgacatatcatatttcatacattagattcaagtgggttatgaactcccatttttaccccaaatacagattgcagaatcacatcggttacacatccacatttttacataatgccatattagtaactgttgtgttCTCCTATGTCTTGTTTCTTAGAGGAGGTACAAGAGGGAAAAAATGGGCTTTCCAAACTTAACTTCTTGACAGTAGGCTCCAGCATACAGTTCAGAGAAAACAGGAGTAACACAAAAACCAATCCAGCATATTCCATCCATGGAAAAAGGCACTGAAAATCCTTACAATAGCAGCGTTTTTCCTTGAGTACGTGTTCCAGTGATGATTCTTTAGGTGACCTCTTCAATTCTACTCCTATACCTTGTGTCTTAGAGGTTTTTTGGATTTACTTCTGTGTTCATTCAGGTGTGGAATTTACTTTTAGTATGCCTTCTTTTCCCTCCATTATGGAAAGTTATTTTTGGCTAAGGTCACATATGcataattaggaaaaaaataatatttaaaggaaaatttTAAGTATAAAAATGAATGTGAATATGCCGGGTGCTGCggtgcacgtctgtaatcccagaggctcaggaggttgaggcaggaggatagtcggttcaaagccagcctcagca is a window encoding:
- the C7H1orf226 gene encoding uncharacterized protein C1orf226 homolog, producing MFENLNTALTPKLQSSRSFPHLSRPVAPSSATLGSSEPGGPGVRVGSSQHLKNLGKAVGAKVNDLLRRKEPSGLNSVGVTEINKTAGAQLAGGADGTSGAWLEDERSVPEDFPRLDPPPPITRKRTPRALKTTQDMLISSQPVLSSLEYGTELSPGQPQDSPVTVQPVPADASQLEATMEDRDEVLPNGEVSLSVPDLIHKDSQDESKLKASEHRRASSPGLVERNGLKLSLSPISLAESWEDSSPPPRARTSSLDNEGPHPDLLSFE